From a region of the Mycobacterium intracellulare ATCC 13950 genome:
- a CDS encoding non-ribosomal peptide synthetase, translating to MTVGAGRRLLSIDLLDGGEHDRLDEWGNRAILTKPVKAPTSIPEMFAAQVARAPQAAALSFEGRSMTYLELDEAANRLAHLLAEQGAAPGECVALLFSRSAEAIISILAVLKTGAAYLPIDPALPAARMEFMLGDATPIAAVTTASLRTRLDGFDLPVIDVDEAAADSQPSSALPGPAPDDIAYMIYTSGTTGVPKGVAVTHRNVTEFLKTLHAKLPSGAGQVWSQWHSLVFDVSVWEIWGALLHGGRLVVVPESVAGSPDDLHDLLVAEKVNVLSQTPSAVGMLSPEGLESTALVVAGEACPAEVVDRWAPGRVMINAYGPTEATVYAAMSAPLTGDSGAPPIGSPVPGAALFVLDKWLRPAPEGVVGELYVAGRGVATGYARRSGLTASRFVACPFGGPGARMYRTGDLVRWGTDGQLQYLGRADEQVKIRGYRIELGEIQSALAALDGVDQAAVIAREDRPGDKRLVGYITGTADPAELRTQLGKRLPAYMVPAAVVVLEALPLTVNGKLDKRALPAPEYHKRAGEYRAPSNHTEEILAGIYAQVLGVERVGVDDSFFDLGGDSILSMQVVARARAAGVVCRPRDVFVEQTVARLARVATDRDDEEDVVDEGIGPVVATPIMRWLQTVDGPIDDFNQTMVLAAPAGVTADEVVVVLQALLDRHPMLRLRVEDDGEGGWKLHAPDPGTVQAGDCLQTVDTLTDATLVEARSRLNPGAGAMVSAVWASETSQLALIIHHVAVDGVSWRTLIEDLNIAWAQHHSGQPVALPVGGTSFARWSSLLAEHAQSPAVVEQADAWREVVSTPALLPAVRPEEDTYQTAEQLSVSLDVETTRLLLGEVPAAFHAGVQDILLIAFGMAWTEFLGSKAAGAPIGIDVEGHGRQEELGPHVDLSRTVGWFTTKYPVALTIDGLDWASVVGGDDALGAAVKATKEQLRALPDGLTYGLLRYLNPDVDLGGSDPVIGFNYLGRLGAAADLPGELWRLSPDSLSLSGAAAAVAMPLMHTVDLNAGTMDTEEGPHLHANWTWAASAMDREQISQLSRLWFEALAGICAHVQAGGGGLTPSDIAPARLNQRQIDELSKQHQVADILPLTPLQQGLLFHASFAQDPGDDVYAVQLGITVTGALDSHRLHEAVHTVVNRHPNLAARFCPQFGEPVQVIPADPVMAWRYIQLGPEDPDPEQRVEELCAAERAAVSDLANRPAFRAALIRTADNRYRFVLTNHHIVMDGWSLPILLREILANYYGDQLPAPATYRSYLTWLAGQDRAAAQAAWREVLDGFDAPTLVGPAGRMRLGRRAVESYRLSAETTRALGELARSCHTTVNTVLQAGWAQLLMRLTGHHDVAFGTAVSGRPADLAGAESMVGLLINTVPVRANIDAETTVADVLDQLQQHHNDTLEHEHLALSEIHRVTGHDALFDTLFLYENYPIDTSVPLGFHELAITDVTNREYNHYPLSVMALPGRELGLRVEYDTDVFDAAGIEKMTERFQRVLSEMTVDPTRRLMALDVVDEAEHELLDSWGNRSVLSQPATGTSIPGLFAAQVARTPDAAALSFDGRSMTYRELDEAANRLAHLLIEEGAGPGERVALLFSRSADAIVSILAVLKTGAAYLPIDPALPTARIEFLLGDAEPVAVVTTTGLRSRLEGCRPTVIDVDDPALDAQPSDPLPIPSSDNIAYLIYTSGTTGVPKGVAVTHDNVTQLVESLHADLPEAGVWAQWHSLVFDVSVHEIWGALLHGGRLVVVPESVAASPDELHALLVSEGVTVLSQTPSAVGMLSPEGLDSTALVVAGEACPVEVVDRWAPGRVMINAYGPTEATVYAAMSAPLQAGAASAPIGSPVPRAALFVLDRWLRPAPEGVVGELYIAGHGVATGYSRRSGLTASRFVACPFGGPGARMYRTGDLVRWSHDGQLEYLGRADEQVKIRGYRIELGEVQAALAGLDGVEQAAVIAREDRPGDKRLVGYITGTADPVGIRIQLADRLPAYMVPAAVVVLDALPLTVNGKLDKRALPAPEYQKRGGEYVAPSNPTEETIAGIFARVLGMERVSVDDSFFELGGDSLSAMRVIAEINTALDGALSVRTLFDSQSIRALSQRIASGADTENAAGPGFAAVHGADATEVYARDLTLDKFIDATTLATVPSLRAPSSEVRTVLLTGATGFLGRYLVLEWLEQLEQVEGKLICLVRARSDEDAWRRLEKTFDSGDPELLRHFRELAEDHLQVVAGDKGQANLGLDDQTWRQLADTVDLIVDSAAVVNGVLPYNELFTPNVGGTAELIRLALTTKMKPYAYVSTSDVGRQIEPSAFTEDADIRVISATRVVDGSYANGYGNSKWAGEVLLREAHDLCGLPVSVFRSDMILADTSYAGQLNVADIFTRMILSVVATGCAPKSFYQLDAEGNRQSAHFDGLPVEFVAEAIAKLGAQVMEGFETYHVMNPHDDGIGLDEYVDWLIEAGYPIERVGDFGEWLQRFETGLRGLPERQRQNSVLQMLLLLLRDPKNLQPAEPARGAFAPTDRFRAAVQEAKVGPDNDIPHVSAPVIVKYVTDLQLLGLL from the coding sequence ATGACCGTCGGTGCGGGACGGCGATTGTTGTCGATTGATCTACTGGATGGCGGCGAGCACGACCGACTCGACGAGTGGGGCAACCGGGCGATATTGACCAAGCCGGTCAAGGCGCCCACGTCCATTCCCGAAATGTTCGCGGCCCAGGTGGCGCGCGCCCCCCAGGCGGCGGCGCTCAGTTTCGAGGGTCGCTCGATGACGTACCTGGAGCTCGACGAGGCCGCCAACCGGCTGGCGCACCTACTGGCCGAGCAGGGCGCCGCCCCGGGCGAGTGCGTGGCGCTGCTGTTCTCCCGCTCGGCCGAAGCCATCATCTCGATCCTCGCGGTCTTGAAGACCGGGGCGGCCTACCTGCCGATCGACCCCGCCCTGCCCGCCGCCCGCATGGAGTTCATGCTCGGCGACGCCACCCCGATCGCCGCGGTCACCACCGCCAGCCTGCGCACCCGGCTGGACGGCTTCGACCTGCCCGTCATCGACGTCGACGAGGCCGCCGCCGACAGCCAGCCCAGCAGCGCGCTGCCCGGACCGGCACCCGACGACATCGCCTACATGATCTACACCTCGGGCACCACCGGCGTCCCCAAGGGTGTCGCGGTCACGCACCGCAACGTGACCGAATTCCTGAAGACCCTGCACGCCAAGCTCCCGTCCGGCGCGGGCCAGGTGTGGTCGCAGTGGCACTCCCTGGTGTTCGACGTCTCCGTGTGGGAGATCTGGGGTGCGCTGCTGCACGGTGGGCGCCTGGTCGTGGTCCCCGAATCGGTCGCGGGCTCGCCCGACGACCTGCACGACCTACTTGTCGCCGAGAAGGTCAACGTGCTGAGCCAGACCCCGTCCGCGGTGGGGATGCTCTCGCCCGAGGGCCTGGAGTCCACGGCGCTGGTGGTGGCCGGCGAGGCCTGCCCCGCCGAGGTCGTCGACCGGTGGGCGCCCGGACGCGTGATGATCAACGCCTACGGCCCGACCGAGGCCACCGTCTACGCCGCGATGAGCGCGCCGCTGACGGGGGACTCGGGCGCGCCGCCGATCGGCTCGCCGGTGCCCGGCGCGGCGCTGTTCGTCTTGGACAAGTGGTTGCGGCCCGCGCCCGAGGGCGTGGTCGGTGAGCTGTACGTGGCCGGCCGCGGCGTGGCCACCGGGTACGCGCGACGGTCCGGCCTGACGGCGTCGCGGTTCGTGGCCTGCCCCTTCGGCGGCCCGGGCGCGAGGATGTACCGCACCGGCGACCTGGTGCGCTGGGGCACCGACGGTCAGCTGCAGTACCTGGGCCGCGCCGACGAGCAGGTCAAGATCCGCGGCTACCGCATCGAACTCGGCGAGATCCAGTCGGCCCTCGCGGCGCTCGACGGCGTGGACCAGGCCGCGGTCATCGCCCGCGAGGACCGCCCCGGCGACAAGCGCCTCGTCGGCTACATCACCGGCACCGCCGACCCGGCGGAGCTGCGCACCCAGCTCGGCAAGCGGTTGCCCGCCTACATGGTCCCCGCCGCCGTGGTGGTGCTCGAGGCGCTGCCGCTGACGGTCAACGGCAAGCTCGACAAGCGCGCCCTGCCCGCGCCGGAGTACCACAAGCGCGCCGGTGAGTACCGCGCCCCGTCCAACCACACCGAGGAGATCCTGGCCGGCATCTACGCCCAGGTGCTGGGTGTGGAGCGCGTCGGCGTCGACGACTCGTTCTTCGACCTGGGCGGCGACAGCATCCTGTCCATGCAGGTCGTGGCCCGCGCCCGCGCCGCAGGCGTGGTGTGCCGCCCCCGCGACGTGTTCGTCGAGCAGACCGTGGCCCGGCTGGCCCGCGTGGCCACCGACCGCGACGACGAGGAGGACGTGGTCGACGAGGGGATCGGCCCGGTGGTGGCCACCCCGATCATGCGCTGGCTGCAGACCGTTGACGGCCCGATCGACGACTTCAACCAGACCATGGTGCTGGCGGCCCCCGCGGGCGTCACCGCCGACGAGGTCGTCGTCGTGCTGCAGGCCCTGCTGGACCGCCACCCGATGCTGCGGCTGCGCGTCGAAGACGACGGCGAGGGCGGCTGGAAGTTGCACGCGCCCGACCCGGGCACGGTGCAGGCCGGCGACTGCCTGCAGACCGTCGACACCCTGACCGACGCGACGCTCGTCGAGGCGCGGTCGCGGCTGAACCCGGGCGCCGGCGCGATGGTGAGCGCCGTATGGGCAAGCGAGACAAGCCAATTGGCGTTGATCATCCACCACGTGGCCGTCGACGGTGTGTCGTGGCGGACCCTGATCGAGGACCTCAACATCGCCTGGGCGCAGCACCACAGCGGTCAGCCGGTGGCCCTGCCGGTCGGCGGTACTTCGTTCGCCCGGTGGTCGTCGCTGCTCGCCGAGCACGCGCAGAGCCCGGCGGTCGTCGAGCAGGCCGACGCCTGGCGCGAGGTGGTGTCCACCCCGGCCCTGCTGCCGGCGGTGCGACCCGAGGAGGACACCTACCAGACGGCCGAGCAGCTGTCGGTGTCGCTGGACGTCGAGACCACCCGGCTGCTGCTGGGTGAGGTGCCCGCGGCGTTCCACGCCGGGGTGCAAGACATTTTGCTGATCGCGTTCGGGATGGCCTGGACGGAATTCCTGGGTTCCAAGGCTGCTGGCGCGCCGATCGGCATCGACGTCGAGGGTCACGGCCGCCAGGAAGAGCTGGGACCGCACGTTGACCTGTCGCGCACCGTGGGGTGGTTCACCACCAAGTACCCGGTGGCCCTGACCATCGACGGGCTGGACTGGGCCAGCGTGGTGGGCGGTGACGACGCGCTGGGCGCCGCCGTCAAGGCCACCAAGGAGCAGCTGCGCGCCCTGCCCGACGGGCTGACCTACGGCCTGCTGCGCTACCTGAACCCCGACGTCGATCTGGGTGGATCCGACCCGGTGATCGGCTTCAACTACCTGGGTCGGCTCGGCGCGGCCGCCGACCTGCCCGGCGAGTTGTGGCGGTTGAGCCCCGACAGCCTGTCGCTGAGCGGCGCGGCCGCCGCGGTGGCGATGCCGCTCATGCACACCGTCGACCTCAACGCCGGCACCATGGACACCGAAGAGGGCCCGCACCTGCACGCCAACTGGACGTGGGCGGCCTCGGCGATGGACCGCGAGCAGATCAGCCAGCTCAGCCGGCTGTGGTTCGAGGCCCTGGCCGGCATCTGCGCCCACGTGCAAGCCGGCGGCGGCGGGCTGACCCCGTCCGACATCGCGCCGGCGCGCCTGAACCAGCGGCAGATCGACGAGCTGAGCAAGCAGCACCAGGTCGCCGACATCCTGCCGCTGACCCCGCTGCAGCAGGGCCTGCTCTTCCACGCCAGCTTCGCCCAAGACCCGGGCGACGACGTCTACGCGGTGCAGCTGGGCATCACCGTGACCGGCGCCCTGGACTCGCACCGGCTGCACGAGGCGGTGCACACCGTGGTGAACCGCCACCCCAACCTGGCGGCCCGGTTCTGCCCGCAATTCGGCGAACCCGTCCAGGTGATCCCGGCCGACCCGGTCATGGCGTGGCGCTACATTCAGCTCGGCCCCGAAGACCCCGACCCCGAACAGCGGGTCGAGGAGCTGTGCGCCGCCGAGCGCGCCGCGGTGAGCGACCTGGCCAACCGGCCGGCGTTCCGGGCCGCGCTGATCCGCACCGCGGACAACCGGTACCGGTTCGTGCTCACCAACCACCACATCGTGATGGACGGCTGGTCGCTGCCCATCCTGCTGCGCGAGATCCTGGCCAACTACTACGGCGACCAGCTGCCCGCGCCCGCGACCTACCGCAGCTACCTGACCTGGCTGGCCGGCCAGGACCGCGCCGCCGCGCAGGCGGCGTGGCGCGAGGTGCTCGACGGATTCGACGCCCCCACCCTGGTGGGCCCGGCCGGCCGGATGCGGCTCGGCCGGCGGGCCGTGGAGTCCTACCGGCTCTCCGCGGAAACCACGCGCGCCCTGGGCGAGCTGGCCCGCTCGTGCCACACGACCGTCAACACCGTGCTGCAGGCCGGGTGGGCGCAGCTGCTGATGCGGCTCACCGGCCACCACGACGTGGCGTTCGGCACCGCCGTCTCCGGTCGGCCCGCCGACCTGGCCGGCGCCGAATCGATGGTGGGCCTGCTGATCAACACCGTCCCGGTGCGCGCCAACATCGACGCGGAGACCACCGTCGCCGACGTGCTGGACCAGCTGCAGCAGCACCACAACGACACCCTCGAACACGAGCACCTGGCGCTGAGCGAGATTCACCGCGTGACCGGCCACGACGCCCTGTTCGACACCCTGTTCCTGTACGAGAACTACCCGATCGACACCAGCGTGCCGTTGGGCTTCCACGAGTTGGCCATCACCGATGTCACCAACCGCGAGTACAACCACTACCCGCTGTCGGTGATGGCGCTGCCGGGCCGCGAACTGGGCCTGCGCGTCGAATACGACACCGACGTGTTCGACGCCGCCGGCATCGAGAAGATGACCGAGCGGTTCCAGCGCGTGCTCTCCGAGATGACCGTCGACCCCACCCGACGGCTGATGGCGCTCGACGTCGTCGACGAGGCCGAGCACGAGCTGCTCGACTCCTGGGGCAACCGGTCGGTGCTGAGCCAGCCGGCGACCGGCACGTCGATCCCGGGGTTGTTCGCCGCGCAGGTGGCCCGCACCCCGGACGCGGCGGCGCTCAGTTTCGACGGACGCTCGATGACCTATCGGGAACTCGACGAGGCCGCAAACCGGTTGGCGCACTTGCTGATCGAGGAGGGCGCGGGCCCGGGCGAGCGGGTCGCGCTGCTGTTCTCCCGCTCGGCCGACGCGATCGTCTCGATCCTCGCCGTCCTCAAGACGGGCGCGGCGTATCTGCCGATCGACCCGGCGCTGCCGACCGCCCGGATCGAGTTCCTGCTCGGAGACGCCGAGCCGGTCGCAGTGGTCACCACGACGGGCCTGCGGTCGCGGCTGGAGGGCTGCCGCCCGACGGTCATCGACGTCGACGACCCGGCGCTGGACGCCCAGCCCAGCGACCCGCTGCCGATCCCGTCGTCGGACAACATCGCCTACCTCATCTACACGTCGGGCACCACCGGCGTCCCCAAGGGCGTGGCCGTCACCCACGACAACGTCACCCAGCTGGTGGAGTCCCTGCACGCCGACCTGCCGGAGGCGGGGGTGTGGGCGCAGTGGCACTCCCTGGTCTTCGACGTGTCGGTGCACGAGATCTGGGGCGCGCTGCTGCACGGTGGCCGCCTGGTCGTGGTGCCCGAATCGGTCGCGGCCTCCCCGGATGAGCTGCACGCGCTGCTGGTCTCCGAAGGCGTCACCGTGCTGAGCCAGACCCCGTCGGCGGTGGGCATGCTCTCGCCGGAGGGCCTGGACTCGACGGCGCTGGTGGTGGCCGGCGAGGCCTGCCCGGTCGAGGTCGTCGACCGGTGGGCGCCGGGGCGCGTGATGATCAACGCCTACGGCCCGACCGAGGCCACCGTCTACGCGGCGATGAGCGCGCCGCTGCAGGCCGGGGCCGCGTCGGCGCCGATCGGTTCACCGGTGCCGCGGGCCGCGTTGTTCGTGCTCGACCGGTGGCTGCGCCCGGCGCCCGAGGGTGTCGTGGGCGAGCTGTACATCGCCGGCCACGGTGTGGCGACGGGATATTCGCGACGGTCCGGTCTGACGGCGTCGCGGTTCGTCGCCTGCCCGTTCGGCGGCCCGGGCGCGCGGATGTACCGCACCGGCGACCTGGTCCGGTGGAGCCACGACGGTCAGCTCGAGTACCTGGGCCGCGCCGACGAGCAGGTCAAGATCCGCGGCTACCGCATCGAACTCGGCGAAGTGCAGGCGGCGCTGGCCGGGCTGGACGGGGTCGAGCAGGCGGCGGTGATCGCCCGCGAGGACCGTCCCGGCGACAAGCGGCTGGTCGGTTACATCACCGGCACCGCCGACCCGGTCGGCATCCGCATCCAGCTGGCCGACCGGCTGCCGGCCTACATGGTGCCGGCCGCGGTGGTGGTGCTCGACGCGCTGCCGCTGACGGTCAACGGCAAGCTCGACAAGCGCGCCCTGCCCGCACCGGAGTACCAGAAGCGCGGCGGCGAATACGTCGCCCCGTCCAACCCGACCGAGGAGACCATCGCCGGCATCTTCGCCCGGGTCCTCGGGATGGAGCGGGTCTCGGTCGACGACTCCTTCTTCGAGCTCGGCGGCGACTCGCTGTCGGCGATGCGGGTGATCGCCGAGATCAACACCGCCCTGGACGGCGCCCTGTCGGTGCGCACCCTGTTCGACTCGCAGTCCATCCGGGCTCTGAGTCAGCGGATCGCCAGCGGCGCCGACACCGAGAACGCCGCGGGGCCCGGCTTCGCGGCGGTGCACGGCGCCGACGCCACCGAGGTGTACGCCCGCGACCTCACGCTGGACAAGTTCATCGACGCGACGACGCTGGCGACCGTGCCGTCGCTGCGCGCTCCCAGCTCCGAGGTCCGGACGGTCCTGCTGACCGGCGCGACCGGATTCCTGGGTCGCTACCTGGTGCTGGAATGGCTCGAGCAGCTGGAACAGGTCGAGGGCAAGCTGATCTGCCTGGTGCGGGCCCGCTCCGACGAGGACGCCTGGCGCCGGCTGGAGAAGACCTTCGACAGCGGCGACCCCGAGCTGCTGCGGCACTTTCGGGAACTGGCCGAAGACCACCTGCAGGTGGTCGCCGGCGACAAGGGCCAGGCCAACCTGGGCCTGGACGACCAGACCTGGCGGCAGCTGGCCGACACCGTCGACCTCATCGTGGACTCCGCGGCCGTCGTCAACGGGGTGCTGCCCTACAACGAGCTGTTCACGCCCAACGTCGGCGGCACGGCCGAGCTGATCCGCTTGGCGCTCACCACGAAGATGAAGCCGTACGCCTACGTGTCGACGTCGGACGTGGGGCGCCAGATCGAGCCGTCGGCGTTCACCGAGGACGCCGACATCCGGGTCATCAGCGCCACCCGCGTCGTCGACGGCAGCTACGCCAACGGCTACGGCAACAGCAAGTGGGCGGGCGAGGTGCTGCTGCGCGAGGCCCACGACCTGTGCGGCCTGCCGGTCTCGGTGTTCCGCTCCGACATGATCCTGGCCGACACCAGCTACGCGGGCCAGCTCAACGTGGCGGACATCTTCACCCGGATGATCCTGAGCGTCGTGGCCACCGGCTGCGCGCCCAAGTCGTTCTATCAGCTCGACGCCGAGGGCAACCGGCAGAGCGCGCACTTCGACGGCCTGCCCGTCGAGTTCGTCGCCGAGGCGATCGCCAAGCTGGGCGCCCAGGTGATGGAGGGGTTCGAGACCTATCACGTGATGAACCCGCACGACGACGGCATCGGGCTCGACGAATACGTCGACTGGCTGATCGAGGCCGGCTACCCGATCGAGCGCGTCGGCGACTTCGGGGAGTGGCTGCAGCGCTTCGAGACCGGCCTGCGCGGCCTGCCGGAACGGCAGCGCCAGAACTCGGTCCTGCAGATGCTCCTGTTGCTGCTGCGCGATCCGAAGAACCTGCAGCCCGCCGAGCCGGCCCGCGGCGCGTTCGCGCCGACCGACCGGTTCCGCGCCGCCGTGCAGGAAGCGAAGGTCGGTCCGGACAACGACATCCCGCACGTCAGTGCACCGGTGATCGTCAAGTACGTCACCGACCTGCAACTGCTCGGCCTGCTCTAA